Within the Bacteroidia bacterium genome, the region GCATCCGGATCCCGGAGCCGGAGGGGATGCGCTGGAGTTAGTACGCCCGGTCGCAGGGGAGGCAGTGTCTGCGGGTGTTTGGTCGGCCGCGCGAGTCTTGTAAAACCCACCCAGGTCTTTTTTCCCAACAATACACTGAAACAATTGCCAAGAAAGGTTCCCGGAGAAGGAATGAACAGGAGGAGAACCGGGCAAAAAATGATCATCATGAGGGAGATGCCCAAATCGAAAAGGCGTTTATTCCGTTTGTTAGCAGGACGGCTCACCGCATTGGTTCCGATCACATAGAGGTCACCGGCAGTATTGATAGAATTACTCCCAATTACCGAATGAGATTCCGGGGGAGCGATTTTGAAATCGAGACTGGCAACCGGTGGTGAAGCCATGCGATCCATAATTTCCTGTGCGGTAACATCACGTGAGCAGAAAATAAGTTCATTTATACGGTAGATCCTGCACACTTCATCCAGCTGCGAGATAGTACCCGCGAACTGGGGAATTTTCTCTTCTGCCGGACTCACATACGCACAGAAACTGACCGGCACTCCGGCCTCGCGGATCACACGATCTACTCTCCGGCATTCATCAGCACTTCCAACAATCACGATACGCTTGCGACTGCTTCCCTCCAGGCTGAAACTTTTCAGGCCGGCCATATGAAGCGAAATTCTCAGAAAAAGGGTCCATAGCAGGGTCCAGCCTGCACCGAGGAAGATCATCACTCTCGAGAAACGCAGGGTTTCCGGAAGCAAAGCATACAGCACCAACACCATCCCTGTTCCCACCACCGCACCGCGAATGACCCGTGAAAGACGAACCGGCCGGTCGTACCCCCCGCTGAAGAACAGCGACAGCAGCCACAGAAAAATATAGGAGGGTACAAGGTAACGGATGAACTCAGGCGGATACGCGCCTCCTTCTGTATATTTAAAATGATTTTCGTAATAATTTTTGATAAACCATATCCCGGCGAAGATCCCGGCGGCATCCATCAGCGGGAAAACAATGGAGCGCAGTCCCCTGTAAATAATTGCGGCCGCCGCACGCATATAAACTGCCGCGTTAATCAGAAGCACAAACGTTTGTGCTCTCCCTGCTGAAAAGTGTTTCTTTGCAAAAATGATCATCGCCTGGTAGAAAACCATGACGTAATTCACAGAAGACTTTTTGGTGCTCTCTCCCTTGTAATGAATAATTCTTGTGTCAGCAAAATAGTAGTTTTTGTACCCCGCCTTCACCAGGCGCCAACTCATATCTACGTCCTCCCCGTACATAAAAAAATCTTCGTCGAGCATACCTGCCTTATCAACTGCTTTTTTGCGCATCATCATGAATGCTCCGCAGAGGATATCCACTTCATTTGTTTCGTTCTCCGGCAGGTAGCCCAGGTGATATTTTCCGAACGTACGTGAACGGGGGAAAAGAGCGGACAGTCCAAAAATTTTAAAGAAGGCCACGGCAGGGGTGGGGAGAGAGCGTTTCGATTCCGGAAGAAAATTTCCTTTCCCGTCAATCATTCTTACTCCGAGTCCACCGGCCTCCGGGTGCGCATCCATAAAACCGGTAACTTTCCGGAAGGTATCCTCTTCCACAACAGTATCAGGATTCAGGAGGAGGATATATTCACCGACGGAAGCACGAATGGCCTGATTATTTGCACGTGAAAAGCCCACATTTTCCCTGTTGAGAATCAGGTGAACTTCCGGATATTTCCGCTGTACCATTTCCACGGACCCATCCACCGAATTATTATCCACCACAAAAACTTCCGCGGGGATTCCGTTCAGGGCGTTTCTGACGGAATGCAGGCAGTGGTCGAGGAAGTGCTCCACATTATAATTCACTATGATTACCGAAAGCTTCACTGCCCTTTGCTCTGGTTAAAAGTAGTTTCATACGGAGTGCGGTGCAGGATAGACCGGCCAAGGGTAACCTCATCCGCATACTCCAGGTTGTCTCCCACGGAAACACCTCTTGCCAAGGTGGATATTTTAATTCCTGCAGGCAACAATTTCTTATATAAATAAAAATTGGTGGTCTCTCCTTCCATCGTGGTAGACAGGGCCAGAATTACCTCCCTCACCTCTCCCCTGCTCACCCGGCTGGTGAGCGAATCAATCGTAAGGTCGGAAGGACCCACTCCATCCATGGGAGAAATGATTCCACCCAGTACATGATACAATCCACGGTACTGCCCGGTATTTTCAATGGAAATAACATCCCGTATATCCTCGACCACACAAAGGAGACCGCGATCGCGGTCAGTGGAGGAACATATATCGCAGGTGTCCGTTTCGGTGAGATTATGACATTCTTTACAAGGCCGCACTTTCTCTTTCAGGCGCCGGATGGCTTCCGTCAATTTCACAGCATCCACCGTGTCTCTTTTCAGTATTTCCAATACATAACGTAATGCCGTTTTCTTGCCGACCCCCGGCAGGCGGGAAAACTCATTGACTGCATCTTCAATAACACGGGATGAAAAATTCATAGATCAGGCAATTCTTGGTGCATTTATAAGACGACTTTCTATATCCCAGGCTTATATAGGGGAATTAAAAATACTGTGAAAGGGGTTTTCATCATTCTCTTTGCGAAAACGCTCTGCAATCTTTCGGGCCAGCATGGCATGTGCCGTGTATCCGTTTTTTTCAAGCCAAACCATTGCTTTTTCATCGCCGTTAATAAAATTGGATGCGGCTGCCCATTGAGGATTTCCTGTTTGCAGTAAAAATTTAACCGACGACCGCTCCCCGTCTACTGCTTTACAGAATGCAGCCAGCACTGCCGATCCGGAAGCTTTCAGGGCAAGGAAGGCCTCCTCCTTTTCCTCCGCAAGGTAATCGAATACACACAGCAAATCCGCTCCACCTTCCGTACGCAGGCTGTCGGCAGCATCCTTCCTGCCGGCAAAAAGCTCAGCCAGCAGATGCAATTGTCCGGAGGAAGGTTGTTTGATCATGATGAAGAACTGCCTTTTTTCTTCCCGAAACGGGCCACT harbors:
- a CDS encoding glycosyltransferase codes for the protein MKLSVIIVNYNVEHFLDHCLHSVRNALNGIPAEVFVVDNNSVDGSVEMVQRKYPEVHLILNRENVGFSRANNQAIRASVGEYILLLNPDTVVEEDTFRKVTGFMDAHPEAGGLGVRMIDGKGNFLPESKRSLPTPAVAFFKIFGLSALFPRSRTFGKYHLGYLPENETNEVDILCGAFMMMRKKAVDKAGMLDEDFFMYGEDVDMSWRLVKAGYKNYYFADTRIIHYKGESTKKSSVNYVMVFYQAMIIFAKKHFSAGRAQTFVLLINAAVYMRAAAAIIYRGLRSIVFPLMDAAGIFAGIWFIKNYYENHFKYTEGGAYPPEFIRYLVPSYIFLWLLSLFFSGGYDRPVRLSRVIRGAVVGTGMVLVLYALLPETLRFSRVMIFLGAGWTLLWTLFLRISLHMAGLKSFSLEGSSRKRIVIVGSADECRRVDRVIREAGVPVSFCAYVSPAEEKIPQFAGTISQLDEVCRIYRINELIFCSRDVTAQEIMDRMASPPVASLDFKIAPPESHSVIGSNSINTAGDLYVIGTNAVSRPANKRNKRLFDLGISLMMIIFCPVLLLFIPSPGTFLGNCFSVLLGKKTWVGFTRLARPTKHPQTLPPLRPGVLTPAHPLRLRDPDAETLARLDTLYARDYRTRNDLSILLRSWRLLGRKDVGY
- the recR gene encoding recombination protein RecR → MNFSSRVIEDAVNEFSRLPGVGKKTALRYVLEILKRDTVDAVKLTEAIRRLKEKVRPCKECHNLTETDTCDICSSTDRDRGLLCVVEDIRDVISIENTGQYRGLYHVLGGIISPMDGVGPSDLTIDSLTSRVSRGEVREVILALSTTMEGETTNFYLYKKLLPAGIKISTLARGVSVGDNLEYADEVTLGRSILHRTPYETTFNQSKGQ